cAGTTCTTCTGTCAGACACTATATTCATGATGGGTTGCAATACGTTAACTGTCTCTTCAAGGGCTGCAATacggtccccatgattcaccatggtcagaaatggtggtaatgacAATAtattccctcgtccgatgtcgagcctaggctctgataccaattgttacgCGATGCCTTcatgagattccttggaagggtgACGTAAGGCAAAGCAACTGATGTCCGTGCAGTTACTATCCACCAACAGGGGTCCCCTCTGTACGCTAGACGAGACTGTTAGTGCCATAcaggaaaaccaatgtcaagagcaattgagagaacagaaaagagaagaagaatgaaagaaagcttgattgcattaatgaaagctattacataaAAGCAAgacggtgtcgagggggagagacaccagtacagaaaattatttgcttgctggaaagtttgattgcttgatcctccatgataatgcttaaaaaaaaataaaccaaagttacagGATTTGACTTAACTAAGCTAGAAAGACATAATGAAAATACAGGAAATAAAACTAccctatatttacaatgaaaagacTTAGATTCCTACAAGGTAAAAGCAGATCCGTTGGCAACAACCTTGTCTTTAGCATCAGAGTCTGCATGCGCGGCGCTGTCTGTACGCGTGGCGTTGCCTGCGCGTGCGGCGCTGTTAGCATCTGCCTGCAGTTGGACGCTGGAGAGGGCTATCGGTGGGGCAACATAGGCATGAGCATGCCAGTCACTTAGCACGACCAAGACCACGTGACCGTCCATAGCTCTAGGCGTTGGGAAGCTTGCCAAGACGCCATAGGGCACGTCCAAGGCGTCATGGGGCATGGCtagaaagccgcccatgacattagTAACATGAGTTGCACCATATAGAACCATAAAATTAAATGCCAGGAACAATATCTAAAGAACTATCGTAAAAATTGACATCATAGTTCAACTTAAGAAGAAAAACTACTGTAACTAAGTTCTTCAGGATATTTGGAACATACAAGCATGGTTCGATTGAGGCATGACATTATTATTGCTATTGAAtacttctctctctctttttattttttttttattttttttattttttttattcaatcattTCAGTTTCGGAAGCTCATGTCCATGTTTATCTGAATTAATGTTAGTTAGTCCTATTAAAGGGAATAAAGCGCCCACATTGAAAGATTCTTAATTTCCAATGTACGACCATGAGACCTTTTGTTAAAGGTAAAGGATCCATCTCAACCATCTCACCCTACCTCTCTTCGGGAATGCTGCAAATGTTTAGCGTGCAAATTTAGATGTAATTTTTGCAGTTACTAGCTTTAATTTTGTGGAAGTTAAGAAAATTTTGGGATTAACTAGCAGATGCATCAAGTTGGTGCAAGTTGCCATCACGGTGGGATGCACAATTGCCTAGTTGAAATTTGTGAGAGTTTAGTTGTCGCTCGGGCAAAGATAAGATTAACTCATAATTAGAGCATAAACCTATGAGCTTACGGTAACTCATTAACTTTTACtcaaatactatatatatattcaGGGAATTCACTACTTTATGTATACCCTAATTATTATTGCATACTCcttccggtccaaaataagtgattttttggcatttttcttgTGGTTCAAAATAAacgattttttcagatttcaagaatgaattaattatttttttcatgCATTGCCCTTGCAGTAATTAAtattggagtatgtgttaggagtatttatgtgaagagatagtaaaggttaatatgatcaattttattgctaattaatgttaaaaggtgaatttcttaatatgtatgaaaataaccaaaaaatcacttattttgaaccTAAGGGAGTATTAACTAAAGGTCGTTATAGACAAtcataaacttcaaattttgAATTTGTATATATCTATTTGAAATTTATGGAATTAGATGATTACATTAAGAAATCGTGCAAGTGGTATGAATGTCGAATTGAGTACTAGACCTCCTAATCTAGGTTTTCGTAACATAGATTAGACAAATAGATCTTAActttttaggggtcgtttggtttgaatacgGCTTATGCTGAGATAGGTTATGTTGAGATTAATTATGCTACGATTAATTATTCTGATATTATTTTTTATCCACTGTTTGATATGTTGTATTAAAAATGATAGTtgtataatttctaagaagaatgtATAAGTTATCCCGATACTAATTACCTCATCccctataaggtataagttatatcgGTACTAATTTTAATCCCGGAATAATTTATACCAAATTTACTaaccaaataaaatattaatgtgatattaaatttttataccaataCCATATCTACCTATACCTCATGCCAAACGACCCTTAGTACGTCCAAAAAGGTCCAGTAAATAAAATTAAAGAAAGCATACAATTATCATCGTAGCTGTCAATTATGAAATTTAGTATAGATGGCCATATGATTGAAGGCTCACCTTTCCAAAGGTAGTCAGCCACTCCGCTCCCCCTCCCCTACTGACTTTTTAAAGTACTTatatttctttttaaaagaaaagatgtATTTGCTAATTCCTAGATTCGTACAGTACACCAGTCTAACGTTTTCCTCTTATTTTTTGGGAGAAAACAGCTTGCTGGATTCTTCATAAAttaagagggtgagggtgtttggattggctcaaaacattttaaaagtattttttggaCAAATACAAAAAGTCAAGAGCTTTTAAGTCAAAATAACTAAACCTAACTTATTTTTTTTGGGCTTAAAAGCTACTTGAGTTTGACCAAGTAATTTACCCTATTATCCCTTACATACTTCTATAATTTCCAAAGTACCCTATCTTCCTAAAACCTCTAACCTGTTTCTTTTTCTTCCCATTTCTTCATATTTGGTGTCATAACTTCAGGAGTATTCTAAACTGATTGGCAAGACTTGTTTCTCAACTTCAACAGCTTCTAATTCCTTCCGATTCCACTTTTGATTCATTTGCATAATCAAATATGAAAGCAGATAACAAGAAAGTAACTTTTACCTGATTCTTCGATTTTGAAAACTATTTTACATCAATTTATTTACTTTGTGGGTAATTTTATCTGAATTGTTTTTTATAATTAAGTATATTTTTTAATTACGATTATTAAGTAATGCCTTACCTAATAAGTACTTCATATTAATTAAAATAATCTTATCTAATCAGTATTATAACTTAAACTGAATTGATACACAAATTAATTTGCATTTGAGTTAATTTAAAATAAGAAAATGCATCAATAAGCTTATTTTTAATGTTGACAGCTTTAAGGGCATCTCAGTTATTTTAACAGAAAAAATGTTTATTAGCACTTGTTTACCAAACATTTCAATAGTTTTTTTTCCAGCTtaagcacttttatccaaacacgtaactgcgTATTTATAAAACCAGCCCAAGCACTTATGTTTAAAAGCCACTTTTTTCCAGCCAATCCAAACAGGCTCTAAGTCATGGTTAATCATTAATAATTAGCTCTAAATGATTAGAACGTATTGTATAATTTGcatttcaaaatataaataaactcCTTAAATAATGTTAACCAGAATAAACAAATCAATGTCAAAGGGTGAATGTACCATTTATGATATGGGTTCGATATAACCAACAACTTTGATCCGAATCATAGTGTATTTGTTTTCAAAATACATTCACTATGTACAAATTATGAATCTACCTCTGCAAGTCTACGAGCTtgagttttaaaaataaaagtatgaAACAGGAAGAAAAATTTCCCTGTATTCTCGAAAATTGCACGTCTTCACAAGAATTTAACTTTCATCATTCTGAGTGTACTTGCTtttatattataaaaaaaatatatactatAGCATATTACACTAacaatttttttagttttaagtaCTTTATTAGGTTTGGTGTGAAGAATTACTTATTGTTGTAAGTTCATTTTACTTGATGTGTAGCTATTTATATATATAACTGTTAATATATAAaagttaaaatattttaaaattaatttgtcTTATGATAGTAGTGTCATTAATTAGTAAAACTGAAGATACAATATTTTTTGTTTCAATAAAATTTTTTGTCACTTTTCTGTGTTGAGATTTTCTAAGTACGAGTTCTATCTCTCCCATTAAAACAAGTACTGCAAAGGATTTCATATTATTAGAGGTATTCCATATTCTCATCTTGATAAAAGTGAATATGTATGTTCATTTTGAGGGCAAAGTCAATTTTAgaactatatataaatatatacacctttatttatattttaatatCACTTTAAAAAAGTCAAACGTAACAATAAGAAGTGCTAAATCCAATAAAGTTTATCCATCATTGAATCCGTCCCATTATTCGTAAGTCAaccaatattttttattttgacttTTTGCAGACTGTCTTTTAATTAATAATTGAATACTAAATTTCTAGTTTCTAAATATGCAGAATTTCATTATAAAAACTAGAAtgataaatttaaaataattacataCAAAATTCAACATTCTACGTCAAGCATTATTCATTTTGGAACCGAAAAGAGTATTAAAAATCAATATTTCCACTAGGACAGGAAATGATGTTGGAATATAATGGTATTATATGTAGTATACATCATGACTATCTCAACTATATATATTGACAAACAGCAAAACAACTATTCCAACTATAAATAAGAACCTTCCTgactaaaataaaacaaagagaaggAAATTAAAGCTGATAACTGAAGCTAGCTCTTAGCTTGAAAACACAGGACGTTTTAAAGCTTAGTCATTTTTCAAGATGGGAGAAGAATCTGTAGACATAAGGTTGGAAATAGAGAAGGCGAAGGTGCCACTGCCACCACAGCCACAACGAACCCATTTCGTCCTAGTACATGGAATAGGGGGAGGAGGGTGGTGCTGGTACAAAATTAGGTCTCTTATGGAGAATTCCGGCTACAAAGTCACATGTCTTGACCTTAAAGGTGCTGGAATCGACCAAGCTGATCCGAACACCATTATTTCTTTTGATGAATACAACAAGCCTCTCATCGATTTTTTGTCATCTACTTTGCCTGATAGTGAACAGGTCCTTTCTCCACTCTCCTTTCATAATATAATGACAAATTCAGAATTTAGAGTTATGGATTATACTCTACTCTTCATATACTTTGTGCTAAAAACATTCATTATAGATAAAGTAGTTTTctttttagtttaaatatttttcttgtAAAGGTTAAAATTACATGCATATATATTTGTGATACTTTAATTTAGTGGTCAAATTAAGCATGATTTTATTTGTTGTGTATAGGTAATATTGGTAGGACATAGCGCTGGAGGACTGAGTGTTACGGATGCAACCCATAAATTCGCAAAGAAAGTAAAGGTGGCAGTGTATATAGCAGCAACCATGTTGAGAACTGGTTTTGTGACTACACAAGATGTTAAAGATGTAAGTAGTAGCCTCTTTCTTTAAACCATCATCATCgtcatcatatatatatattattaattaagatCGTACTTACACATTAAGTTTGTATAGGCACACAGGAGGGTTTTATTAGCTAAAGGCTAAAGGAGAATAGGACATCACATGTCTATTTTGTCTTCAAAGAGTAAAAACAAACAAGATGGAGCGGAGGAAAGGCATTTGTCTGTGGGAAACAAAACGTAACAAGCTGCGTCATCCTGAACAAGGACGACCAAATGCTATTGATAATCTATATCCGTTAATTAACTTCCTTTGATCGAATTTCACACCTTCGATCCTCAATATAGTCAAACTTTTTTATAACATCCTCCTTTATTTATTTTGACATATTTTGATTGCTATAGTGAACTGTTACTATATAGAACATATATTGTAATATAACATCCTCCTTTATTTATTGTAATATGTACAGATATACTGTACATATTTTTGGTGTTTTTCTCTCTTTCATGTCTGGGCTTTAGATTGTTGTGGCCTTGTCCAGTTGACCCTCTCCTTCCTCCAAAGGGCATTATTACAGTATATGTCATATTATTCATAATTTAATTTCTTATTTCTTAATTCCTTATGCAATATTTTCCTGCAAGCAATTAGCCCAATAGATTAGGGTGAAAGGAATCTCTCTTTATTTAAGCAAAACCTAATCTATCCTAAATTGTAGCGGTTCTTACATTATTTAGGATAATAATTGATGTTTTGCATTTTTGTCAACCTATGTCTTTTATTCTGCTTCAATTAATTTATTCCGCCTGCTTTTCAAAATAGTACTTGACGATATATTAATCTTATTGTAACAGGGAGTCCCCGATTTATCAGATTTTGGAGAATTTGCTGATGTATATGACATAGGATTCGGATCAGGACCCGAACAACCTCCAACCAGTATAGTTATTAAGAAAAGTTTACAACGCAAAATTATTTATCAAATCAGCCCCCTTGAGGTAAATATTGCTTCACTTCACCAGCATTGTAAATGAAACCAACATACATGTCATCTTTTACATTGGTTTCATTTGGTTTTAATTAGGATTCAACATTAGCGACAATGTTGTTGAGACCAGGACCAATTCAAGCGTTACAAAGCGCGCGATTCAAAGAAGGCGGCGAGGGAGCAGAGAGGGTGCCTCGAATATACATAAGAACGGCGCGTGATCGAGTGATGAAGCCGGAGCAGCAAGACGCAATGATCAGAAAATGGCAACCGCAACATGTGTGCACCTTGGAAAGTGATCATAGCCCATTCTTCTCTGCTCCTTTCACGCTATTCGGTCTGTTTGTCAAGGTTGCTGCTTCTTTTTAGTGCAGTTACTAAAATATATAGTCCgtttggccaaacttctaaaatcagcttattttgagaagtgttttttttaaaagtacttttaaaaaaagtgcttttagtgagaagtagtttgtgtttagctaattaattagaaaaatacttttgaacaGTAATTAGTATTTGGCTAAActtttgaaaactgcttctaagtgtattttctcaaaagtgcttctcagaaaagtatttttggagagaaattaattttttctgcttctccaaaactggtTTCAGCATTGTGTTAATAATGCTAAGGTCCCAGGTTTGAGACGTGCATGGGCTACTTTCCTTTTTGCCTATTTATTATTAAATGGTGTATGTTTAGGGGCCCGCCAGGATGAGTGGTTCAATGTATATGGATACAAAGACAACTTATAAAAAGAAGATAATTAGCAACAAATTAAGTGTCTGCAGAGTTTTATATCATTTCCCCTTCTCTTTGTTTTCCCCTGTTGTCTAGATAGAAGTCTAGCTTATCAGCTCTCCAAAACTTGATTGGACGTTGTACCTTAGTTTAATTTACGCAAATACAAATATTTTCGCACATAAAATCATAGAAGATAAATGTTAtgaatttaacaaacaacacaattgcaAATAGAAACTGAGAATTGATCTTTGATTAATTAAAATTCAATACATGGAATTAGAGAATAACAAAATGGAAATTAACATAACTAAGATAGGGACAGAAAGAAGGGGATGGGAAGACAGAGCCACGGAAGAAATAATCGAGGGAGAGAGATCACAGAGAGAGTTTCTACAAAAATTCAGCCTCCCACATTAGTGCTACTATTTGGCCATTTAACCATTCGTATGCCCTCGCTAATATTCTCATTCCAATGTACCCAATTCATTAACCCGGATCCATATAAAACCCGAAAGCCTTTGTGGTGGTCTTTTAGTTCTTATGCTTTTCCTAGTTGGCCCAATTCTTGCATCTTCAGACGGCCCAATGCCATCCTTGAACCCAAACTCCTTATCCATCATGACATTACCCCCATCCTCAATTAGAACCTTGTCCTCAAGGTTCTAGTAGAGCAACAATGATAACATAAGGGAGAAGCTGTAAAGACTCAATTGTGTGTCAAGCAGCCAAATATCCTCAGTTAACAAATTATCTTGATAAAAGTTGTAGATCTCTTCAAGCTCAAATTTTCCTTTAATAACAGAATGCATTACATGAGCTACTTTGATGCTTGAATAATCT
This sequence is a window from Nicotiana sylvestris chromosome 3, ASM39365v2, whole genome shotgun sequence. Protein-coding genes within it:
- the LOC104233058 gene encoding methylesterase 17-like, whose translation is MGEESVDIRLEIEKAKVPLPPQPQRTHFVLVHGIGGGGWCWYKIRSLMENSGYKVTCLDLKGAGIDQADPNTIISFDEYNKPLIDFLSSTLPDSEQVILVGHSAGGLSVTDATHKFAKKVKVAVYIAATMLRTGFVTTQDVKDGVPDLSDFGEFADVYDIGFGSGPEQPPTSIVIKKSLQRKIIYQISPLEDSTLATMLLRPGPIQALQSARFKEGGEGAERVPRIYIRTARDRVMKPEQQDAMIRKWQPQHVCTLESDHSPFFSAPFTLFGLFVKVAASF